The Haliotis asinina isolate JCU_RB_2024 chromosome 16, JCU_Hal_asi_v2, whole genome shotgun sequence DNA segment ACGAGTTCATCTTTAAAGAGATGGAAGAAGAGCTATATACTGTTTCGTGTAAGTATTTCACCCATGCATTGAAAGTTCATGCATCTATACAGACATACCTGAGCAATTTTATGATCattgttttatttaaaatgtaAGTGAAAAATGACACGAATTCTGCATATAACAATCTCATTCGATCAATTAATCACCACTAAATATCAAATCCCTATCGATAACATCTCAGACTGAAGCCGCTACAGAGGTGTGAACTTGGTCGTGGTACCCTCGCTTCATATTTTGCCATCAAATTCCAGATGGAGCAAGGGGAGGTTACTCTGAACACGCATGTTACTTCTGCACCGACACCGGAAGTAACCCTGATTGTCGGGACTACGACCTCCTGTACAAGGCGAATTTGAAAAACAACGACACAGAACAGACACTACTGAGGAATTGTTCAGCAGACCAGCCTTTGTGTATGATCGAAGTCTACATAAAACTGGGTAGGCCATTGCCAGATGTCTTTTGTTTTGTCCATAGAAAACAAACCACATTTAGTCAAGAGACACTTTCACCTTGGAATCGGGATCGCTGGACATTTTTATAGGTGGCAACGAGCCGTGTGTCTTAAGTATGCATGCCGATTTGGActtctgaacagcaaaagaaacgcagctctgtttttaaacagaagaccTTAACAGGAACGCTTAGTTTTcttttgagatttcattttttcgaaacttgcgttctttttctgttcagtgtATGATGAGTTTTATGAGTGAACATCAGTGACAGAAACAACCTCAACACACTTAGAAAATCTAACCACCTAACCTATAGCAGCCAAAGGGCACGTATCTGCAATATGCCTTTATCAACACATCGCAATATCTATCACCTCGGATCAAACGTTTGTAGAGTAGACTGCTTCAGATTCGGAAAACCGTATAATCATGTTCAGTTACAAACACAGTGTTTACTATATCCAAACCATTctagttttgaaaaaatagaGCATTTTACAATCATATTGTCACATTCATATGAACACGCGTAGAGATCTTTCTACGTATTATTGTTCTTTTAATAGCACTTAGTCGTTCGTATTATCGTTCTTAAATCGGACTGTGTCAGAAAGCTGTTGCCCTCAAACAGTGTTCAGATCCTCTAAACAACCACCTTTAGAATTTAGCGTTTTAGCGCAAATGTAGCCAGACTATCCACATTATTTATAATTTACCTCAAAACAGTTCCACCAATTTCGAAATACACAAGTAAATATATTGACAGAGTGAGTCGTCTTTTGGGTTTTTATTTcaatattaaagcaatatcaGGGAAGAAGGTTCcaaaattgggcttcacacattatacccgtGTGGTATGACGAGCGGACGATGTAACCGCTAACCGACCGCCCAACAATAACCTGAAGATCGGACTGGATTTCCTGTCAGAATCAAACTACTGCTCTACCAATAGTAAGAGTGTCCGTCCCTTTGGGGGTGATCTCTTGGACTGTATAGTTGGACCCCATTAACTTTGTGGTGGGGAagcttagtggttgaagcgttcgctcgttaaaCTGGTGATTGGGGTCCTTACATGGTACAGTGAGGGCATGTTACGCCATTTCCGACGTAAAACCAATTCAACTCACGTTCTTGACACATGGAAACAAACAGGAATTCCCCTGACGCTTTGAGGGCGGTAGGATAGTGGagtggtcaaagtgttggcgcgtcacaccaaagacctggtttcattccccacatgggcacagtgtgtgaagcctatttcttgtgtctcccgccctgatattgctggaatattgctaaaagcagagtagagactcactcactcaccacccacccaccgactcacttactcaatcactcatgaTTCTTTTGCAGGTCAAGTGTACAGCTACATCCGAGACTGCACGGCCAATAAAGCCGATTCCTTCTCTTTTGCCAAGGAAGGAAGACTGGCACATGTGTCCACTGACAATATTACAACATGTACGTTTGATAAGCATACCATGGGTCAGATGTGCTTGACCTTGTGCAGTGGACAATTCTGCAACGGACCGCAGGTGTCCGAATGTTCGGTACTGACACCTGGTTGGATGGCCGTGTTGGCATCAGCCTTGAGTCTTGTACTTAGAACACAAGGTGCTATGTTCCTCACATAAATGGACAGGACACATTCACTGGTTGTATTGCTTTCCCATCAGTTTTGCCATAATTTAAAATGAGTTAAATCTTGTGCTATGATACTAATAAcgatattttcattcatttacaacctccaaaatcTGACAAACATGAATTGTGAGCAAGAGCatatattctcgtccatggcaGAAGCAGTTAAAATTTGGAGTTTTCCAAACATTTGCACCCATATTTCCATCCTTGGCATATATTCAGGATGTCTGTGTGTTGAATTTTGAGAAATGTTTTGTCATAAATTTCCCATGGTGCCGATAATCTCTGAACTTTTGGGTT contains these protein-coding regions:
- the LOC137268264 gene encoding uncharacterized protein isoform X1, translated to MRRAGFFLGVLGLLCVFMSFDGARGGYSEHACYFCTDTGSNPDCRDYDLLYKANLKNNDTEQTLLRNCSADQPLCMIEVYIKLGQVYSYIRDCTANKADSFSFAKEGRLAHVSTDNITTCTFDKHTMGQMCLTLCSGQFCNGPQVSECSVLTPGWMAVLASALSLVLRTQGAMFLT